The region GCCAACGGGGTGGAGGTGCTCACCCAGTTCCGCAAGCCCTACTACAAGCACGAGGGGTTGGGGCTCAAGGACGGCGACTTCCCGGAGACCGAGGCCCTGAGCGCCGAAGTCTGCTCCCTGCCCATGCACCCGGACTTGGAGCAGGAGGAGATCGACTACATCATCGCCACGGTGCAGAAGTTCTACGGGGCCTAGGGAGGGCGCGGCCATGAAACAGCTTTCCATGATCACCGAGCGTTTCAGCGAGTCGGTGATACGCGAGATGACCCGCATCTGCGACAAGGCGGGCGGCTACAACCTGTCCCAGGGATTCCCGGACTTCGACCCCCCGGCCGAGGTGGTTCAGGCGGCCAAGGACGCCATGGACCAGGGCTTCAACCAGTACCCGGTGACCTTCGGGGAAGAGCCCCTGCGCGAGGCCATCGCCCGCAAGGTGGCCCGTTTTAACCACATCACCTGCGACCCGGCCACGGACATCACCGTGACCTGTGGGGCCACCGAGGCCATGATCGCCAGCCTCAAGGCCCTGATCAACCCGGGCGACGAGATCGTGATTTTCGAGCCCTTTTACGAGAACTACGGCCCCGACTCCATCCTCTCCGGGGCCACCCCCCGCTACGTGACCCTGCATGCGCCGGAATGGAGCTACGACCCCGACGAGCTGGCCGCCGCTTTCAATGAGCGCACCAAGGCCATCGTGATCAACACCCCCAACAACCCCACCGGCAAGGTGTTCAGTCTCCAGGAGCTGGAGTACATCGCCGGGCTCTGCGAGAAGTGGGACACCTACGCCATCACCGACGAGGTGTACGAACACATCGTCTACGAGGACGCCCAGCACATTTCCCTGGCCTCCCTGCCCGGCATGGAGGCCCGCACCATCACGGTCAACTCGCTCTCCAAGAGCTACTCGGCCACCGGCTGGCGGGTGGGTTGGGCCATCGCCGCCCCGGAGATAACCCAGCGTATAAGGAAGGTGCACGACTTCCTCACCGTGGGCGCGCCCACCCCCCTGCAAATGGCGGGAGTCAAGGCCATGGACCTGCCGGAGTCCTATTACCAGGGACTGGCCGGCAAGTATCAGGTGGCTCGCGACTTCCTCTATGAGGTACTGATCGCGGTGGGCTTCAAGGCCTTCAAGCCCAAGGGGGCCTACTACATCCTGACCGAGGTGGAGCCCCTGGCCGGGCGGCTGGGAGCGGGGGACGACTTTGACTTTGCCACCAAGCTGATCCACGAGACCGGGGTGGCCACCGTGCCGGGCACTTCTTTTTATGCCAGCCGAGGGCGCGGCCAAAACCAGGTGCGCTTCTGCTACTCCAAGTCCATGGACATGCTGAGCGCGGTGAAGCAGCGCCTCAAAGCAATATGAGCCACAACAATTATTATGCTCCTGGCCTCGGGAATGATTGCGCATAAAGCGAGGCCAAATTGGGGCCAGGTTCGATTATTATCGCTATTTCGCCTGGTAGTTGGTTTGCCTTGCGGCATGTCCGCGCGTAAACTTATGAGGCCATAACCAAGTATTGGCATAAGGCGCAGCCTGATGAAAAACAGAGGAACCCTTCAACATAATGCCGCAATACCTTTATACTATTACCGCAAAATGCTGCTTTATAACTTCAGCTCCTTCCGGGTATTATCACGCTGCGCCTGCATGGGCTTAGATGTAATACGGATGATCGGCTGGGATAGATCTTGTCTAAATTTTCAGAAATCGCGCGTCGATTACCTACTTAAACTGGCTGAAAACCATCGTATTAAACCGAAGATCGGCACTGTTGAGAAATATTTAGAGCGCAAGGACATATTATCCCTCATCTACCAACAACGTCATGATTTTTGGAGGCACAAAAAGCCCAACCTCATCATTTTAGATTCTTTTTCCGAACTGACAGACCAGCTTTTTGTCCACAAAAAGAACCGATGGTGTTTTTTATGCAATTACAATGACGTAAACCACCAGAAGGTTTTTTCTTCCACATTCCACTGTGATGGTCTTCTGGAATTAGACGAATTGCCCTTTTATTACAAAGCATTTTTTACCAAACTTAAAAAACACTATCCCAACGTGCCAATAGTTTATTTGCACTTTCCGACCACACTCGACGTTCGACCGGTTTTCAAAAATAGAGGGCAACTAATTTTTCAATATATCAACGAAATAGCTGACAGCCATGACAACTTCTTCTCCTTTAAGATAGGCGATTCCGTAGTACTGCAAAATACTTGTTTAAACACAGACGAAACATTCCGCGAGTTTCCTTACCACTTCAACAACGATGTCTACCAATGGTATGCAGATCAGATTAAAATGGCAATCCAGGACCATATAAATATCTGAAACCAAATTATACAGTCTAATGCTGGCATATTAAATCGATACAAATTTTGCCTTTAAAAATTCGATTACATCTGGAAAGGCAACACTGTGGAGCGGGCCTGAAAACAAATGCGAGCGAATGCAAAAAAGGCATGTCCGTGCTCAGCGGACAATATTTTAACAAATCATTGCTTCTCAGGTTTGTCGTCTAATGTCTAGAAAAAAAACCGCTCTTATCAGCATTTTTTCTAATTATGTATTAATAATTATAAACATACTAAGCGCTTTTATTTTGGTGCCATATTATCTTGATTATATATCAGTAAATTTATATGGAGCCTGGCTATCATCGGGAAGCCTTGCGGTCCTAATAATGATTATTGATCCGGGCCTATCAATAGTTGTGCTACAAAAAATAGCCTTTCATTACGGCAAAAATGACTTGGTTGAAGTAGGCCGCCTAATTAAAAACGGAATAGTTATTGCGTTTTTATTCGGGGCCGCCGCACTTTGTGCCGGCATAATCACCTCGTTTTTTTTATTTGACATTGTGGGGATAGTAGACGCTGCAAACCAACCCATATTAAAGCAAGGCTTTATTGTTGCGATCATCGCGGCCAGTATCATGGTCGTAGCATATGGCGTGGGCGGGATAACCTTGGGTTTACAAGCCAGCATCTGCCCTTTCAGCATTCATATTTTAACAACTATTTTCTGTATTTTCTTACAAATTAAGCTGCTTATGTGTGGTTATAAAATACTGGCGATTGCTTATGCTTCCTTGGTGATGTCATTGTGTCTATGCGTGGGGAATAGCCTATACATGCTTTGGCGGATTAAAAAGGAAGCCATTCCTTTTGAAAAGGGATTTAGCGGTATTATAGAATTAATTAAATTTGGGGGCTTCACTTTTTGGTCTAAAATTGCAACTGAAATAGCCATGAATACCGACCTAATTTTACTCAACAATTTTGTTGGGCCAAAATCAAGCGTGGCATTAAGCACGAACAGAAAGGCACTGCAAGGCACCCAAAAATTTGTAACGATGATCTCCGCAAGCATGTTAGCCAGTCTGAGCAACTTATATGGTACCGGCAAAATAGATCGTTCAAAGGAAATTGTTCTACGACTAATCAATATAAAGATTTGGCTAATTGGGCTGTTCATTATTGAGTTTTTGTTGCTGAATGAAACTTTCATTAACCTTTGGATAGGAAACCAATACTTTGTTGGGCAATTTAACAATTTATTAATAGTACTTTCTACCGCGCTTTTAATGCTGAACGTATCAATGAGCAACATTTGCTTCGCTCTTGGCAATATTAAGGGAAATAGCTTGGCCATGATGGCCAGAACCATCATTTATTTGTCAACTGCCGTGCCAGCCACTTATTTCTTCGGATTACCAGGCTTACTTATTTCATTCATATTTGCCGGGACTATCGCCAATCTGTGGTATTTCCCAAAGGTAATAATAGAGCGCCTGAGCCTTTCGAGAACAACCATAATAATTACCCTAATTGAGGCCTCAAAAGTATTAGCTAGTGTTGTCATGATATACTTAATTTTTTACTCAGTTACCGTAGTTTCTATTTTAGGCTTCGCATTATGCGCCCTTGCAATAGCCACACTATACTTTTTGTTTGCTATGGTTGCTTCGGCTAATTTGAGGCAAGAATTGGTGGTGCTATATGGCAGCGCTCAAAAAGCATTGAGGAAGATAAAATCCATAGATTAAAACAAACATTATGTTTTATGGCGCCGAAAATTGGAAGAGAAATGGTTTTTCTTAAAGCTTCCGGAGCGCCCGCCTAGTTTCTTTTTAAAAAACGTCGCGAGTATCGCTTCAAGGTATTGGCAAGAAGCGCCCTGGATGTAATTGCTGCATACTTAAACAGAGCCCTTGAATCTTCTTTAGCAATTATATTTTTCATGGTTGAGTACTCATTTTCCAGAGCACCTACATTTCCCGAAATGTTCATGTCTTTCCTAAATAAAACACCAAAGTTAGCCCCCATTATACCACTCCCGACCATATCTTCAGTTTCTTGCAGCGGAGAAAGCTTGCACTTTGCCATATAGTGCTTTAGCGTCCTTCTATTAAAATAATATACATGGGCATTTTCTAGCATCTTCATAGAAAAATAATCGATATTTGGAACTTCGATGTATATCGAGCCATTATCATTCAATTTCTCTACAAGCCTGCCTATCTCTAATATAGGATCTAAAAAATGTTCTAACACGTGACTCAATACTATGAGGTCAAATTTACCTTCAACATCTAAAACGCCCCTACTCGCAGATCCAATCCAACCTTTTTACCTATTTCGACGCAGTTTTTAGATAAATCATAACCGACAACCTTTTTGCCCGCTTTACTGTAAGGGCATAGCAAATACCCGCGATTGCAGCCCACCTCCAAGACCGATTCAATCTTGTCTAAATAAGGAACTATAATAGGGTTAATTTTGTGATGAAAAGGATATTCATCGTCCTCTGCTTGGAGTGCATACACATCCATATAAAAGCTGGCGCTATAAAATTTGACATATTCTTCATCGGTCATTCTCGGTGATAGGTATATAAGCCCACAATCTTTACAGATAACGGTTCTTTGATGAAAACCAAACCTATCAATCGAGGCTAATACCTCTTTTTCTTCACTGCCACACAGACAGCTCGCGGGAATAAAATCAATTTTGTTTTGTTTAACTTGCTCATTAAACCACCTAATTGATCTTTTAGATTTCCCTTCTCTGTAGGTCAGAGACGGCAACACATTACTATAAAACCACATGCTTTTAGTTAGCTTAACGGCCATGACATACCCTCATCAACAGTCAGATAATTGGTTCAAATTATGGAGATGCGGTGACAAGTAACTTCCCTTTGAGCCCTCTAGCTGCTGAGATTCGCCTTATCGTACAGTTTGGATGCGCCCACATTCTTTGTTTTTTATAAAACGAAGCGCTTTGTCATGGTAACCTCAGGCTCTTTTACGGTCAATCGCTTACCCTGGTGCCACTTTGCTCGCTTCATGGTTTGAGTGCGCAATATCGCCCTTGCCAGCTATTTCTGCCATGCAATTTTTTCGCTTAACAGAGTGCTTGGTTACAACCGGAGCATAAACGCTCCTTACTGCTGGCGCAGGCTCTCCAGCAGCGCGGCGCGGCACTGTAGGCACCACAAGCGCTCAAAAAGCTGTGCGCAACCCGCCTGATCGTGGGCGTAATCGGTTGCCTGGGCTAAAGGAGGCCGGTTAGCATCAGAGTCCAGGATAGCCCTGTAAACATGCAACCGCTGATCGGAAAACGAGCTATTCACTGCCCAGCCATCGCTACTGAGGCATTCCAGCTTTACTACATCATCGCGGGGGCAACCCAATTCCCTCTCCAGGATATTGAAAGCGCCGTCATGAAGGGAGGTGCCCGCTTCCACCCTTCCACCAGGCAAATCTTCGGTTAATTCGTGTAGGCCGTGCCGGTATTGAGGCGCAGGTAAGATTACGCGGTCTTTATATAGCGGCACCACTATCAGCGAATCGGCTTTTTCTACCCGCCAATATTCCAAAAGATTCTTTTTATCGTCCAAAACCCGCTCGACCACTAAAGTGAGCCAGCGGCTTTCCAATCTGAAGATGGTGCCCTCAACAGACCACATTTCATTCTGGCCCACAGTTTCCACCTCCTGGCAGGGATTCCCAGCCCCTACGAGCCTGCCCCATATCCGCTATGCAAACAAGGATATCCTTGCCCGTATCAGTTGGGTTACCAATCCCCTCTGGCTTGCGCCAAATAAATCGGTTCGCTTAGCCTTGGTCCAGGAAAACCTCTTCTTCCGGTGTCACCACCAGGGTCTGTTGCAGGTTCAGCCAGTCGGTGAAGCCGAGCTCCTGCATCCGGGACCTCTCGCCATAGGAGGTCCAGCGGTTCTCGCGGCGGGTGTACTTGGGCCAAAAAAGGTCGATCTGGGCCTTGTCTATTATCAAAAACAGATCCCGGTAGACCGACAGGCTGTCCGCCAAGGTCCATTGTAAAGGTCGGCCTATTTGGGCCAGGTACTGGGTGAGCAGGTACACCTCGCATACCCGGCACTGCGCGAACTGGCGCAGAGAAAAGGTCGCCTCTCCGGCCAGGACCTCTTCCTTTCGCCTCTGGTCATAGGCGGGGCTCCAATAGCGGTGCATATCCTCCGCGTCCCCGAACAGGAACATGTCCGACAGGCCGTAGAGACGGTAGCGGAAAGTGTTCAGGTCCATGCCGATCATTCGTTGCTTCTGGCCCCAGGAGGGCTCGCCCAAGGGAAATTGTTTCAAGAGGTTGTGCAAAAAGGCCAAGGTGGTCGGGTTGTAGAACCTCTGATCCGTGCGCGTCTTGAGGGTGTAGGCGCAACCCAATTCCCGGGCGCGGTCCAGGCCCGCCATGGCGCTCTTGATCTGGCGGTTGATGTTGGAGATGCCGGGATACTCCGCGTCGGGGCTCAGCACCACCTCCACCCCCAGCTCCTGGATCCTGGCCAGAGTGGCCGGGTCCTCAGTATCCCAGGTGGAAAGGATCAGATGGGCCTGGGGGTAAAAGGCGCGGTACAGGCGCAGGGTCTCATAGGTGAAGTCAGCCTCACGCAGCAGGGGGCCTTGCAGCACCAGGGCGGTTTCCTGCTCCCTGGCGCCCGGTACGGAGGTGGGAACCGGCAGGGAAGCCAGCTTGATGGGACGGGCCATGTAGCTGACATAGAGGCCTAGGCGCTCCTCCAGGCTGCGGAAGGCCTCGAATATTGCTTGCAGAAAACGTTGGCGTCCGATCAGGCGGTAAAAAAGGCCCAAAACCAGGGCCACCACCCACCGGGCTATTTTAGCGCGCAGACTCATGCTCGTATGTTCATCCCGCTATGCCTTGACTCATTCAAACCTTGTCCGGCTCAGAACCAGGAGGCCTGCTCCGGCTCCCCAGGGGGCATTATACCCATCACGCCAAAGGCGTGGGCAAAGCGCTGGGCCCAGGTGTGCTGGGCCAGGCAGCGTTGCCGCGCCGCCAGGCCCATCCGCTCCAAATGCCCGGGGTCGGCCAGCAGGCGCTTGATCACGGCCAGGCAATCCTGCTTGTCCTTGTAAGAGGCCACCTCCCGACCCACCTCATAGACCCGGTGCAGGTCTTCCTGCTCGCTGGTCAGATAGGCGGCCCCGCACATGGGAACCTCGAAGTCGCGCCCTTTTAGGCAGGTCTCCCGCATGGAGTAGCCGATGCCGCTGAATCCCAGATTGATGCGCGACTGGGAGTATATCTCGGGCATCTGCCCCGAGGGCACCGGGCCATGCTCCCAGCCGGGGCCAAAGGCGGCCACCCGCACCCCATGGCGGCGCAAATACCTGATCCACTCCGGCCGCTGGCCATAGTTGGCCCCGATAAAGGACACATCAAACTCCAGGGATACTTTGCGGGGCGCAAAATGATCCGGGTCGGCCCCCTCGGGCCAGAAAATTGCCAGCCCGCCTTCCACGAAATACTTGATCAGCGAGCGACTGGCGTTGGTCAGGTTCAGGTCATAGGCCCGGGCCAGGGCCGAGGGGCCGGTGTAGCGCCCGCCGCCGAGCCGGCCGCGAAAATAAAGGCGGTCGTCCCAATGAAAGGCGCAGGTGGCTATGCCCATGCCTTTAATGCGCTCGACGGTCTCGGGCGACACGTGGTATCCGCTGAGGTAGGAGACCAGCACGTCAACCGGTTTGCGGGCGTGGGTCTCGGCCACAAAGGCCAACAGCTTGGCCTCCATCTCTTGCCGGCGCTGGAGCCAGTCCTCGGCCTTGGGGTCGAAACCGTGCTCGGGCAGGGCGAAAACCTCCACCTCGCCCAGGCCGGCCAGGGCGGCGGGTATCTGGTGCTTTTCCCACTCGCCCAGCTCGGAGGCATAGATGGAGCGGACGTGCCCGGACGGATGCAAGGCCGCGCCCACCCCACGCCGCCGCAGATTCCGGGCCACCCGGCGGCCCACCTCCGCCTCGCTCAAGACCTGGAGTCCCTTTTGCCTGGCCTGGCTTTCGTACTCACGCTGCTCGTCCCGGATTCTCCGCTCTTGCTTGTTGGCCTTGAAACGGGCCCAGGCCGACCTCAGGCCAGGGGCTTGCTTTACCCGTGTTTTGAGGGGGGATAAGTTCATAACTGCCGGGCGGAGGGGTTGAGGGGTGGACTTAAGCGAAGCCGGGGCTCAGTCGACCAGGTATTTGTCGCCCATGACCGATGGCATCTTGACCACCACGGTCAGGGTGTCTTCCACGGCCTGGAAGTCGGTGCTCTCGCCTGGGTGGATCAACACGATGTCGCCGGTTTTGTAATCCGTGCCGTTCATGCGCACATGCCCTTGCGCGATCACGGTTATCTCGGCGGCCACCTTGTGCATGTGGCGCTGCTCGCTGTCACCTCGCGTGTACTGCTTTACCGCCACCTCCACATCCTTGCTGCGCACCACCGTGGGGTCGAAATCCCCCACGAACCAACCACCGATCATTTCCGAAAGCTGGTGCTTGTCCATCTCAGGCGCCTTGGGGCTGGATGTGGCGCAGGTAAATCTCCAGGTCCTCCGGAGTGCCGGTGCCGAACATCTGCTTTTCCTCGATGCGGTACACTCCGATCTTCAGACCGTGGGCCACGCAGTAGTTATAGGCCGGCGCGGTGTAGAACTCGTTGTTCACCCGATCGTTCATGGCAATCATCTGAGCCGCCGCGTTGACGAAGTGGGAACCCTTGGAGAAGTAGTAAAGCCCCACGGTGGCGTCCTGGCTGATCACAACCTTTTCAGCCACCCGGGTCACCAGGCCCTGCTCGTTGGTCTTGGCGTAGCTCCATTTGGTGTGGTCGGAATAAAAGGTGAGGATGGAGCCGTCCAGGTCCCGCGCCTTGGCGTCGGCGATGTAATCATTCAGCGGGGCCTCCACGATCTGGTCGCTGTTGGCCAGCAGGAGAGGCTCGTCGTTGTTGATCAGCCAAGAGGCCAACAGGATGGTGCAGGCCGCGCCCATTGTCAGGTGATCCACGGTGAGGAAGGTGCAATCGTAGCGGTCCGACAGATCCGCCACCTGCTCCTTTTGCGCCTCCAAGTGGCTGCTGCGGGCGATGAGGATGAAGCGGCCGCCCTCCAGTTCCAGGTTCTGC is a window of Desulfarculaceae bacterium DNA encoding:
- a CDS encoding aminotransferase class I/II-fold pyridoxal phosphate-dependent enzyme, which produces MKQLSMITERFSESVIREMTRICDKAGGYNLSQGFPDFDPPAEVVQAAKDAMDQGFNQYPVTFGEEPLREAIARKVARFNHITCDPATDITVTCGATEAMIASLKALINPGDEIVIFEPFYENYGPDSILSGATPRYVTLHAPEWSYDPDELAAAFNERTKAIVINTPNNPTGKVFSLQELEYIAGLCEKWDTYAITDEVYEHIVYEDAQHISLASLPGMEARTITVNSLSKSYSATGWRVGWAIAAPEITQRIRKVHDFLTVGAPTPLQMAGVKAMDLPESYYQGLAGKYQVARDFLYEVLIAVGFKAFKPKGAYYILTEVEPLAGRLGAGDDFDFATKLIHETGVATVPGTSFYASRGRGQNQVRFCYSKSMDMLSAVKQRLKAI
- a CDS encoding oligosaccharide flippase family protein — protein: MSRKKTALISIFSNYVLIIINILSAFILVPYYLDYISVNLYGAWLSSGSLAVLIMIIDPGLSIVVLQKIAFHYGKNDLVEVGRLIKNGIVIAFLFGAAALCAGIITSFFLFDIVGIVDAANQPILKQGFIVAIIAASIMVVAYGVGGITLGLQASICPFSIHILTTIFCIFLQIKLLMCGYKILAIAYASLVMSLCLCVGNSLYMLWRIKKEAIPFEKGFSGIIELIKFGGFTFWSKIATEIAMNTDLILLNNFVGPKSSVALSTNRKALQGTQKFVTMISASMLASLSNLYGTGKIDRSKEIVLRLINIKIWLIGLFIIEFLLLNETFINLWIGNQYFVGQFNNLLIVLSTALLMLNVSMSNICFALGNIKGNSLAMMARTIIYLSTAVPATYFFGLPGLLISFIFAGTIANLWYFPKVIIERLSLSRTTIIITLIEASKVLASVVMIYLIFYSVTVVSILGFALCALAIATLYFLFAMVASANLRQELVVLYGSAQKALRKIKSID
- a CDS encoding class I SAM-dependent methyltransferase, which gives rise to MLEHFLDPILEIGRLVEKLNDNGSIYIEVPNIDYFSMKMLENAHVYYFNRRTLKHYMAKCKLSPLQETEDMVGSGIMGANFGVLFRKDMNISGNVGALENEYSTMKNIIAKEDSRALFKYAAITSRALLANTLKRYSRRFLKRN
- a CDS encoding class I SAM-dependent methyltransferase gives rise to the protein MAVKLTKSMWFYSNVLPSLTYREGKSKRSIRWFNEQVKQNKIDFIPASCLCGSEEKEVLASIDRFGFHQRTVICKDCGLIYLSPRMTDEEYVKFYSASFYMDVYALQAEDDEYPFHHKINPIIVPYLDKIESVLEVGCNRGYLLCPYSKAGKKVVGYDLSKNCVEIGKKVGLDLRVGAF
- a CDS encoding WavE lipopolysaccharide synthesis family protein, with the protein product MSLRAKIARWVVALVLGLFYRLIGRQRFLQAIFEAFRSLEERLGLYVSYMARPIKLASLPVPTSVPGAREQETALVLQGPLLREADFTYETLRLYRAFYPQAHLILSTWDTEDPATLARIQELGVEVVLSPDAEYPGISNINRQIKSAMAGLDRARELGCAYTLKTRTDQRFYNPTTLAFLHNLLKQFPLGEPSWGQKQRMIGMDLNTFRYRLYGLSDMFLFGDAEDMHRYWSPAYDQRRKEEVLAGEATFSLRQFAQCRVCEVYLLTQYLAQIGRPLQWTLADSLSVYRDLFLIIDKAQIDLFWPKYTRRENRWTSYGERSRMQELGFTDWLNLQQTLVVTPEEEVFLDQG
- a CDS encoding glycosyltransferase; translated protein: MSEAEVGRRVARNLRRRGVGAALHPSGHVRSIYASELGEWEKHQIPAALAGLGEVEVFALPEHGFDPKAEDWLQRRQEMEAKLLAFVAETHARKPVDVLVSYLSGYHVSPETVERIKGMGIATCAFHWDDRLYFRGRLGGGRYTGPSALARAYDLNLTNASRSLIKYFVEGGLAIFWPEGADPDHFAPRKVSLEFDVSFIGANYGQRPEWIRYLRRHGVRVAAFGPGWEHGPVPSGQMPEIYSQSRINLGFSGIGYSMRETCLKGRDFEVPMCGAAYLTSEQEDLHRVYEVGREVASYKDKQDCLAVIKRLLADPGHLERMGLAARQRCLAQHTWAQRFAHAFGVMGIMPPGEPEQASWF
- a CDS encoding glycosyltransferase family 2 protein — its product is MNIVIPMAGEGSRFKEAGYDTPKPFIDVAGKTMIERVLQNLELEGGRFILIARSSHLEAQKEQVADLSDRYDCTFLTVDHLTMGAACTILLASWLINNDEPLLLANSDQIVEAPLNDYIADAKARDLDGSILTFYSDHTKWSYAKTNEQGLVTRVAEKVVISQDATVGLYYFSKGSHFVNAAAQMIAMNDRVNNEFYTAPAYNYCVAHGLKIGVYRIEEKQMFGTGTPEDLEIYLRHIQPQGA